GGAGATTTAAGCTTGAAAATTATTTCTCAACTGTAAATTCAGAGATTACACAAAAAAAGACATTGTTAATAAGCCAGAGCGTATATTTTAAGACAGTCAAATCTGACATATGCGCTAACTTCAATAAAGGCTATCCAACATACCAGCTGTCAAGCTACAAAAAGTTATTTGATTTTAATATTAGGCACACGCTTGTAAAGTCAAACAAAGTGCAGTCTACATTTAGCTTAGATAGATACTTTGACATTGCAGATTTTAATAACTCTTTTTCACTTGTTTATCAGACCACAGGCAACTGTTCTATATCAGCTACAGTAGAGAAAGATTTAGAAGCTGATGAAGGCAAAAGTACAACTATTAGCCTTTATACAAATATAACAAGGCAAAATAAACACATAGAGCCTAATATTTATCTTTCAATCAACGATGAGAAAAAGCTTATAGGCATTTCTTATGAAGAAAAGAGCCTTACTGTGAAGGCAGGGGTCAGAATATTTAAGATTTCTAGTCAATCAGGATTTTTAACGGCAAATATACAAAACAATAAATTATTTTTAGGTATAACTATATGAAGTTAATCTTAGCTATATTGTTTTTATTTTTAGCCTACCATAAAGCCTGCGCAAATGAGATTGTGACGCTTGAGGACTATATAGCCAAGAACAATCAATACATCACAGCTCAGAACGACTACGATAAGGCCAAGATAAACCTTGAGATCCAAAAGAAAGAGTTGAAAAAAGCATCAGAGCCAGAGATACGCTATCACTCTGGATATGACCCAGCGAAAGGCTATGTTACATCAGGCTTATCGGTATCAGGCAATATAACTGACATATTTTTAAATACCTCTACATACAAAGAAAAAGTGAAGCTTGCACAAATAGAGGTAAAGCAAAGAGAGGCTAATCTGAAAGACGTAAGAAAGAAATTGGCCATTGAGTATAGCGCCAAGATAGCAGAAATAAAGAGGCTAAGAAACTTAATTGAAAATCTAAACGCACAACTAAAGCTAAAAGGGGCACAGGCGAAAATTATACGCGAAAGATATGACGCAGGGCTTATCACAAGAGATGAAGTAGAAAGAGTTAGCACAGAACTACTTGATATAAAAAGCAGGCTTGGAGAGACAGTTGATGAGTTGAAAATAAAAGAAATGGAGATGATTTTATGAGCGTCTACTCTCATATAGCTTTTTCGCTATTATTTATCCAGCTGGTCAGGATACTATTGCCATACGACATAAGGATAGACGTATTTTTTTATTTTTTGGCAGTATTTGGCAGCTTGGCAGGCTCAGCTCCTGAGATACTTTTCAAAATCAGAAAATCCTCAACCTTTAATATATTTAATAGGCTTACTTTTAGCCGAAACGAAGTAATAGACTTTGCAAACTCAATATTGTGTTATCTGATTTACTCGGTAGCAATAAACGCAGTCTTTTATGTATTTAAATTTAACGCTATATACCTACTCAGTTTAGAGCAAGGATATATTTCTCATTTGATGTTGGAGAGCTTTTCTGTCAAAGGGGTGAGATTGTTTTATCCAGCATTTATAAGATTTTCACTTATCACGAAAAAAGATGCGGTATTTAGAGGATTTATCAGGGGGAGCAAGTCTGAGAGAATATTAGCCTGTATATTTTTTATTTTCTTTCTCATCTGCCTGCCGACAGACAGCTACAAAAAAATAATCCACTCTATCATACAGAACCCTGTAGGCGCACTGTCGGACGTGAAATATGAAGCATCAGAAAAAGAAACAATCGTTTACGTAAAAGGCATACACAACGTTACGCACGAAAAGATTGATAAAAAATTTAAGGCTATTGGCTGGCTTGGCGCAAACTCAGTAGTGGTAGAAGATCCAGAGACTGGCTATCTTTATAGCGTAGGCAAGGGCTTAACTGATAACATACAGCCGTTTTCAATGGAAGAAAAAACAGGAGAAAATATCTTGATATCAAATAAGAATATAAGCGTTTACAGGACGAATATAAAGAAGATAATTTCAGACATTGAGAGTAGCATAAAAGACCCTGATACAAGGGTATTTATCACAGGCGACATCTACACAGACGACGAAAACTATCATATAGCATCATATCCGACAGAGTACAACCCTATAAAACTTATCCAGAAGTGTATAAACTTGCAATTTGCAAGGCTGGAGGACTTGGACAGGCTAAAGAATACTCACATAACCAGCGGCAAGCTTGTAATCAGATATGAGAAAAAGATATATAAGAATGCAGCGCATAGCGCAGAGCTTCAATACAATCCAGGGGTAAAAAGCTATGCTGAGAAAAATATTTCAGACGATCTTAATAAAATCAAAATCAGCTTCAATGCAATGGACATTTCAGATATAAAGGTCAAAGTTGGCCAGAAGGTTAGAATTGGCGATGTTTTGGCCATATCATCGAAAGAGCAGGACGCTTTAAATTTAGAAAATGAAAAGAATATCATAGATTATGCCAAGCTTGAAGGCTCTATATCAAAGATACAGGCAGGCTACAAGGAAAAGCTTGAGAGCAAATATAAAGAACTTGAATTAAATAAAAGGCTTTATTCAGAAGGCTTAATCTCTGAACAGGCAGTAAAAAATATAGAGAGTGATATAGCATTTCTGAAGACAAACGAAGAACTTGAGATTGCAAGCGTTCAGTCTGAACAGGCTAAATTAAGCGCGCAGATTGAAAATAACAATAAGCACATATCAAGGCTTGAGATAAAATCTCCAGTAGACGGAGAAGTGTCAAATGTCAGTATAAATTACAATGCAGGAGTGATAAGTGGGAGTTTGAGTATTGAATAAATTTAAAATTTTTTTTATAAGTTTATTTAAAAATTTACGAATGAGACCCAATATCAATCAATCGTAACTCATCATCTAATAATTGGTATATTAGCAATAAATCCGGCTTTAAATGACATTCTTTTAAGTTTGAAAAATTGCCAACTAAAGCATGGTCTTTGAATTTTTTCTCTAAAGGCTGATTTTTTAGTAACTTATCTACAACATATACAAATATTTTGTCGCAATCTAAATTAACTCTTTGCAAATAGTGTTTTTTAAAGTTTCTGGTTTTTGAAAGTTTAATATCGCTAACCTCTAATATCTTTCATGAGTTCTTCTGTATCTTTATGGTAGGTTACGTCAGACTCTTGAGATTGTTTGATAGATTTTTGTGTTTCTTCCTGAAACATTTCTAAATCAAAGGGGAGCTTTTTATCCATGGCCAACTTGCTCAAAAACATATTTATACCATCGCTTAATGTAAGACTGTAGCGTTTAAAAAATTCTTTACGAACTCTTTATTGTCTTTGTCAATTCTAATACTAGTGGTTATCCTCATAAAACCTCTCAGTTTCAATTTATACTACAAAAGTATTATATATCCAAAACACTTTGAATAATTAAAAATTTTACTGAATCAGAGAGGCTTAAAAAACTACTCTATTCTAAGTCCCGATTGCTTAATAATGCTACTTAATGTTCCTTTTTTCAGCTCTTTTGAATGAATTGGTACAGTTACTCGTAATTCACCTCTTTTAAAGCTTACTACTCCCCTTTTGCCTCGGCTCCAAAAAGACAGATTTCAGAAGTTCTTTAATTACTTCATCACTTCTAAGATTTGCTAGCTTTTTCAGACAATCACTTCCTCTACTATACTTTTATCTTCAGGAATTGGGAGCTTATCTTCTGTAGGACTTTCAAGATAAAGCTCTTGCGCTTCCTTTGTATTCTGAAGCACTTCTTTAAAAGTCTCGCCCTCAGAAATGCATCCAGGAAGAGCTGGAACGACTGCAGTATACCCACCCTCTTCTTGAGATTCCAATATGACTTTATAATGGTTCACTTTATCAATATTATGCACCTTTTGAAAATTTAAATTTGACTGTATAATTTCTCTATGATTTTAAATCTTTAAAAACTCTTTTTATCATTTGTTTCCATCATTTATCTCTTTTAATAAATTTTCAAATTCTTCATCACTTACTTCATTGCAGCATAAAAATTGAAAATGCTCAGAAACACCTGAACCTGAAAATTTAACAGTTACCTTTCTATTTTACTCCTTCTTAAATAAACAATATCCTTCAATCTATCATGAGAGATATAACAATCCCCAACTTTGATCATTTTAAAACCTCACCTTTCTTAGACTATTTTTAATATCATTTTATATCCAAGCTATGCGAGCAATTTTAAAAATTCCTTTAAACCGTCTAATGCAGAATCTTCAAAGTTCCAGATCTTCTTTTTTAGTGAATTTTCATTATTACAATTTTTACCTGCTCGTTTCTTTTCTTCCTCAGTACAGCAATCGTAACGAAAATAAATCTGAATCCAAAACTTATTAAACTCTTTATCTTTAATCTCTTTTCTAAAATTTTTAACACATTCCCGCCAGGATTCTAAACAATCTGCAAAAGTTGAATCTTCAGATTTAATTGTTTTTAGAAGCGTCTCAAGCTCACCGTAACCATTAACATTGATAATATAACAAATAAAATCGACATCAAGTTCTTGGCTATGTTTAAGCTCATTTATCCGGGTAAAAGAAACATCAGAACATATTTCCTTCATTGCACCATTAATAAGATTAATGCGATTTTCAATTCCATCCCTATCAGCATCTATAAGTATACCAACCCTTTTCAGCCCTTTAGACCCGATCTCCTTTTTTAAATCTTTTAATCGGCTGGAAAGATTACCTAAACCACCCAGACACTCGTAATCATCAATATTACATATTGGAGATCCTACTTTTACATTAAGTTTTAAATATTCAATCAGCCCTTCAATAAAATACTGATCGTTGACACTTTCTACAATAAGAAGACTTTTACTCACCGCGGATTTTAGCCTCGTGAGTTAAAGAATATCTAAGCTGATTATAATCGCGTTTCATAACAGAAATAATATTTTTCTTCTGATCTCGATAAAGTTCCAGATAAACCCCTTCATTTTCTTGATTTGCTTCGTTAAAAGCTTCGATACACTCTTTTGAATGAGTGGTAGCGAAAATCTGACAATTTGCTTTCTTAGATGTTTCAAATATGATTTTCCATAATCTTTGATAATTGGTATAATGAATGCCATTTTCAAACTCATCTATGAGAAGATATCCATCCTGGCTTGCCCATATTGCGCAAAGAATCGCAATATATCGATTGATACCCTCACCAAATGATGAAAGAGAAATTAAAGAGTCATTATTTTTAAGCTTTAACTTGAAAGTAGTACCATCTCTACCAGAAATGGCTTTTACTTTCAAGATATTTTCATCAAATTCGTTTATAAGGCGATCGATTTCTTCTTCTTTGTCTAGTTCGTTTACTTTCCCATAAAATTCTGTTAACAGCGTTTCATCAGTCGAACACGATGAAATAAAATTAACATTAGTTGAAGTATGCCTAATATCCCGAATAATAACAACTGGATTAATAATATCTTGCACTGGAGTAGCAAGAGTTTCATTATTATATGAAAACTGTACAAATAGAGCTGGAGCTATTTTTGGTTGATTTGTAGGAAATGTTTGTAAAATTTGATAACCAGTCGGACTAAAAGAATTGGAAAGAGATTGAATGCTTTGAGATTCTATCATTTCACCAGCAGGGATAAATTTTATCTTAATTTCAGATGTATCATCTTTAATAATAATTTCTTTACCTGAACTATTAAATAAATCAAACTCAAATTCTTTATAAGATTGTGTTTGTGGCATAAAACCTGGTTTTAGCTGCCTTCTTCGAAGGATTTCAGATGTAACAATACGCATACCAAAACCAGACCTTGGCTTAGCCAAAAGCTCAATCCCTTCTAAAAAAGCAGTCTTTCCAATATTATTTTTGCCGCCAATAAGATTAACTCTTTGTAACTTTTCTACGCTAAGTCTTTCAAAACACTTAAAATTTTCAAATTCGATATTCTCAATCATAATCTCACACATCCCATTTTGTTATAAACAAGTCTATCGTAATTGTAGTTAGAATATACTCTTTTTGTCAATAAAGCGGGTTGGTTCAAAAAATTTAAATTAAGTTTAGCTATTATTTTTCATCCATCACCAAAAATAATATTTAGTAACATACAAATTTTCTGTAATATGGTTTCAATCTGAGTATCACTGAATCATAGTTGTAAAATAAACTACAGTTTTCCTTGAGACACTATTCACAAAAGAATAAAAAATTATCTAAGATCTTACTGTCAAAATAATCCCAAGCATAATTAAAACAACTCCAAAAAAATATTGATAGTTAAACCTTTCGCCTAAAAAGAAATAACTTCCCACTGGTACAAGCACAAATGCCAAAGCCATTAAGGGATACACACGACCTAGCTCAACTTTTTGTAATACCCAGACCCACGCAACAGTAGTTATAGCATACAAAATCAAAGCACTTATAAGATATGTCAATGGTTTTATTGCAAAAAAAGAACCACTTTGTGATAGTGCACTAGCGCTTGTTTTAAATAAAATTTGGCCTATTGCAATGCCAATAACGCACAAAATTGCAAATATATATGTAATCACTTATCTTAAATCTCCTTTTTTAACTTGAGTATAACTACATCCTAAAAACTCCCTATGCACTAATCCCCCCTTATTCTATAACCTAAAAATCTTTTATGTATTGGCCTATGTGGCACTGAAGAAATATCATAAGCCAAAAATGAAAGTACTAATTGAAAACCAATTAGAATCGGAAGGGCTGAAAGCATTACAGTCCCTGCTGGAGTAACCACTCCTTCCTTTACAGATTCCACCCAATGATAAATTCCAAAGGCACTACCACTAATAATAAGGATAATACCCAATGGCAGCTCAAAAGATGCTATAGACATATCACGTAAATAGTAGTTATAAAAAATACGTTTTAAGAAATTTCTAATATGCTTAATTAGAAACTCTCCAATAATTTTTGAAATTTTTAGGCTACTTTCTTCTTCGCCATATTT
The DNA window shown above is from Thermodesulfobium sp. 4217-1 and carries:
- a CDS encoding TolC family protein — encoded protein: MKLILAILFLFLAYHKACANEIVTLEDYIAKNNQYITAQNDYDKAKINLEIQKKELKKASEPEIRYHSGYDPAKGYVTSGLSVSGNITDIFLNTSTYKEKVKLAQIEVKQREANLKDVRKKLAIEYSAKIAEIKRLRNLIENLNAQLKLKGAQAKIIRERYDAGLITRDEVERVSTELLDIKSRLGETVDELKIKEMEMIL
- a CDS encoding type II toxin-antitoxin system YafQ family toxin — translated: MLEVSDIKLSKTRNFKKHYLQRVNLDCDKIFVYVVDKLLKNQPLEKKFKDHALVGNFSNLKECHLKPDLLLIYQLLDDELRLIDIGSHS
- a CDS encoding type II toxin-antitoxin system HicB family antitoxin, which produces MNHYKVILESQEEGGYTAVVPALPGCISEGETFKEVLQNTKEAQELYLESPTEDKLPIPEDKSIVEEVIV
- a CDS encoding DUF3226 domain-containing protein, translating into MSKSLLIVESVNDQYFIEGLIEYLKLNVKVGSPICNIDDYECLGGLGNLSSRLKDLKKEIGSKGLKRVGILIDADRDGIENRINLINGAMKEICSDVSFTRINELKHSQELDVDFICYIINVNGYGELETLLKTIKSEDSTFADCLESWRECVKNFRKEIKDKEFNKFWIQIYFRYDCCTEEEKKRAGKNCNNENSLKKKIWNFEDSALDGLKEFLKLLA
- a CDS encoding AAA family ATPase, whose translation is MIENIEFENFKCFERLSVEKLQRVNLIGGKNNIGKTAFLEGIELLAKPRSGFGMRIVTSEILRRRQLKPGFMPQTQSYKEFEFDLFNSSGKEIIIKDDTSEIKIKFIPAGEMIESQSIQSLSNSFSPTGYQILQTFPTNQPKIAPALFVQFSYNNETLATPVQDIINPVVIIRDIRHTSTNVNFISSCSTDETLLTEFYGKVNELDKEEEIDRLINEFDENILKVKAISGRDGTTFKLKLKNNDSLISLSSFGEGINRYIAILCAIWASQDGYLLIDEFENGIHYTNYQRLWKIIFETSKKANCQIFATTHSKECIEAFNEANQENEGVYLELYRDQKKNIISVMKRDYNQLRYSLTHEAKIRGE
- a CDS encoding EamA family transporter codes for the protein MTYIFAILCVIGIAIGQILFKTSASALSQSGSFFAIKPLTYLISALILYAITTVAWVWVLQKVELGRVYPLMALAFVLVPVGSYFFLGERFNYQYFFGVVLIMLGIILTVRS